Sequence from the Natronomonas marina genome:
CCCGCCGAGGATGAGGATGGTGTAGTGTTCGATGGTGACGAGGAAGTTGAAGTGGCCGGGATCGACGAGGCCGATGTGGAACGACCACAGGCCGCCGGCCAGGCCGACGAAGAACCCGCCGACGAAGTACGCGAGGAGCTTCGTCTTGAACACCTGCAGCCCGAGGACGTCGGCAGCGAGGTCGTTGTCCCTGACCGCGCGCATCGAGCGGCCGATCGAACTCCGGCTCAGGTTGACGGTCATGAGCAGCACTGCGAGCAGGATACCGAACATCAGGTAGTAGTGTTCGAGGCTGCCCGACTGGATCCGGAAGGCCCCGCCGATCAGCCCGATCTCGACCGGCATGGTGTGCTGGGAGCCGCCGGTCAGCCACTCGGCGTTCTCGTTCGTGAAGAACCAGTTTGCGATGAACTGCAGAACGAGCGTCGATATCGCCACGTAGTAGCCCTTCACGCGGTAGGAGGGGAGCCCGACGACGAGCGCGATGACCGACGTCAGGGCCCCGCCCGCGAGCACGGCGGGCAACAGCCCGATACCGAACTCGAGGAGGTTCACGGTCGTGTAGGCGCCGATCCCCATGAACGCCCCCTGTGCCAGCACCAGTTCGCCGGCGTACCCGACGATGATGTTCAGCCCGAGGATGGCGACCGCGACGATGAATATCTGGATGACGTTCGTCCGGGACAGGATCGGGATGGACTCCAGAAAGAAGGGCAGGAGTAGCGGTACCGGTAGCCCGAGCAACAGCGCGGCCCACTCGATCCGCCAGCGGATCAGCCCCATCCGTCCCGTGTACTCGGTGAAGTACTCGCCGCAGGGCATTACCGCTCACCCCCGGCCGGTGCCGTCGGTCGGTCGGCGGACAGTTCGTCGGCGCGTTGCCGTCCCGTTCGTCGGACGTGTCGTCCAGTCGTTGGTGTCATAGTCGTTCGATCCGCTCCGTTCCCAGCAGTCCGTACGGTTTCACGATGATAACGCCCAGCAGGAACAGCATCGGCAGGACCGGGTCGAACCCCGATCCGTAGATGGGGGTGTAGTAGAACCCCCCCAGGACCTCCAGCGTCCCGACGGCGATGCTCCCGATGTAGGCGCCGATGAGGCTGTCCAGACCGCCGAAGATCGCGGCCGCGAAGATCAGCACGATGATGATCTCGAAGTTGAACGTCGCACCGCCGAGCGACATCCCGATCAGGATACCGCCGATGATCGTGATCGCAATCGAGAGAACCCACGCGATCTTCGTCGCCTGGGAGATGGAGATGCCGAGCAGCACCGCGGCCTGCTGGTCGGCAGCGGCCGCTCGGAGCCCGGCCCCGAGCACGGTGTACTTGAAGAAGGCCACGAGAGCGGCCAGAATGACGAGCGACGCGACGATGCCGATCGCAAAGGAGCCACGGATGTCGAACCCGAACGGCAGCATCACCGACTCCAGAAGGATCGCGTCGGGGTAGCCGAAGTAGAGTCGCCCCCCGACGATGGCCTCGACGACGCCCCCGATCACGGAGATCAGGGCGATCGTGACGAGGACGTACGATAGCGCCGGTTCGCCGACGAAGCGCCGGAACACGAACCGCTCGAGGAAGAGGCCGAGGGCGACGGCGGCCACGAGCGACAGCGCCAGCGCGGCCGGGACCGACAGCCCCCAGTCGGTGAAGATGACGACGGTGAACGCGCCGAGGACGATGAGAATGCCCTGGGCGAAATTGAGCACGTCGGTCACCTTGTACACGAGGACGAACCCGATGGTCGGCAGCGCGTACAGCGACCCCTGGCCGAGCCCTCGCAGCGCCAGTCGGCCCAGCCGCCGCCAGTCGGTGGTGAACGTCGCCCCGGCGAAGTAGACGACGCCGATCAGTCCGACCGCCACCGCGATGCCGACGCCGACCTTCCAGGCGTCGCCCCGTCCTTCGACGAACGGCCCCCAGTAGTAGTTCCGGTTCTCGACCAGCACCGACAGCGCGAGCACCGACACGGCCGTCAGGAGGTTCAGGCTCCCGATCAGTTCCCGACCCAGTTGCCCGTTGCTGAAGGTCGTATACCAGAACTGCAACCAGATGAACAGCCCGACCACAAGGAGGCCGAACCCCCATCCTGCGGGGCTGTCCCGGTGAATGAGGAGCGCGGTGCCGGCGGTCAGGACGGCGGCGACCCCGAACACGGCCAACGCGGCCGTCGAGTGGCCCGCGCTGGCACCGAACCCGACGAACGCTACCGCCACGACGACGACCACGGCCAACAGCCCGAGCGCCGCCTTCCGGTCGCGTGGCGAGGTCAGGTAGTCACTCATCGGTACCCTCCCCGACGGTCGTGATCGCCATCGTCTCCGTCTGTTCCTCCTGTCTGCCGTCGCTGTAGGTGATCGTCAGGGTCATCTCGACCTCCGTTCGGTCCGAGTACAGCGCCTCGATCAGCGTGTCGTACCGTTCCTTGATCGGCTCCCGGCGCAGTTTCCGGGTCTGGGTTATCTCGCCGTCGTCGGGGTTGAACTCCTTGAACAGCGAGACGAACCGGTCGATGGTCACCTCCTGTTCCGCGTTGGTCTCCCGGACGATGCCCTCGAGGAGGTCGGTCACCGCCGGGTGCTGTGAGAGCTCGCTGTAACCGCTGTACTGGATGTCGTTTTGGTCGGCCCACTCGGCGACGTTGTCGTATCTGATGTTCAGGATCGCCGTCAGGTTGGGCCGGTCGTCGCCGATGACCATCGCCTCCTTGATGTACGGGTTGAACTTCAGCCGGGTTTCGATGCCGACCGGCGCGACCGTCGTCCCGTCGACCATCTCGATGACGTCGTCCATCCGGTCGAGGATCTTGACGTGTCCGTCGTCCGTGATCGTCCCGAAGTCGTCGGTGTGGATCCAGCCGTCCTCGATTGTCTCTTCGGTCTTGTCGGGCTGTCGGTAGTAGCCCGGCGTCGTCGTCGGCCCGCGGACGACGAGTTCGCCGGTGTCCAGCTCCCCGACCTCGATGTTGGGAAGCGGCTGTCCGGCGGTGTCCATCCGGACGTCGCCCTCGCGGTGGACCGTCACGTACGCACACGCCTCCGTCTGGCCCCACGCCTGCTTGATCTCCAGGCCGAGTGCGTGGTAGAACTGGAAGTGCTCCTCTCCCAGCGGCGCGCCGCCGGTGTAGATGTTGTCCACCTGCTTGAGGCCGAGCTTGTCGAGGATCGGCCGGTAGGCGACCCAGTAGGACAGCCAGTGGAGACCCCGCAGGGTCGTCGGAACCTCCTCGTCGCTGTTCTCGCCGCTGACGTAGGAGGCGTAGCGGTGACCGATGTCCATCGCCGTCTCGTAGACGAACCGTTTGAACCGGGTCGTGTTCTCTATCTGGGCTTTCACGTCGGCGACGAACTCCTCGTACATCGCCGGCGACGCGAGGAAGAACTCCGGGCCGATCTCCCGGAAGTCCTCGGTCGTCGTCTCCTCCTCCTCGGCGAAGTTGACGACCCACCGTTCGTAGGGCGCCATCGCCATCAGCTGGACCTGTTCGCCGATCCAGGGCATGGGCAGCACCGAGAAGTAGTCGCTGCCCGCCTCGAGGGGATCCACCTCGAGGAACGAGCGGGCGACGTTGATGAAGTTGCGGTTCGTCAGCCGCGTTCGCTTCGGCGTGCCGGTCGTCCCCGAGGTCGGAGCCAGCATGATCGTGTCGGTCGGCTCGAGGGTTGCGACGCGCTCCTCGAAGTCCGAGATGCCGCCGGTTGCGAGCTCCCGACCGCGGTCCTCGAGGGTCTCGTAGGCGATCAGCTCCAGGTCCGGCTCGTCGTACCGGAACATCCCCTTCTGGTCGCGGTAGACGATGGCCTCCAGCGACGGGAGGTCGTCCTTCGAGGCGAGTATCTTGTCGACCATCTCCTGGTCCTCCGCGAAGGCGACCCGGGCCTCGGTGAGGTTGATCTGCGTCGCTATGTCGTCCGGCAGCATCTCGGAGTAGTTCGGCGCCGGGATACCGCCGAGCGCCTGGGCGGCGAACCACGACCACAGCTGCTGGGGCCGATTGTACCCGATGGTAAACAGCACGTCGCCGTCGCCGAACCCGAGATCTTCGAGCCCGAGCGTGCAGAACCGGACCCGGTCGAGGTACTCCGACCAGGTCACCTCGGTCCAGATGCCGTGGTGTTTCCAGCGGAGCGCGACCTCGTCGGGGTGGTCCCGTCCGTTCTCCAGCAGCGTCCCCAGCAGGACGGCGTCCTCCACTTCGAGGGCTCCCTCGGGGGCGTCCGTCCGGTCGACGATCGGGAGCGTACTCTCCTGGTCGCTCTCGAGTTCGCGGCCGGTCGAGCCGGTCATCCGGTGTACACCTCCTTGACGTGGGGGTCGTTTGCGACCGTCTCCGGCGGGCCGTCCGCGATCACCCGTCCCTCGTTGAGCGCGACGATGCGCTCGGAGACGCTCGTGACCACCTGCAGGTCGTGTTCGATCATGATGATCGTCAGTCCCTCCTGTTCCCAGAGGTCGCTTATGAACCGGACCATGTCGTATTTCTCGTCGAAGGTGAGCCCGCTCATGATCTCGTCGAGCAGGATGACGTCGGGGTCGAGCATCAGCGAACGGCCGAGGCTGATGCGTTTCTGGATGCCGAGCGGGAGCGATCCGACCGGATCGTGTCGGTACTCCCACAGCTCGAGGTAGTCGATCATCTCCTCGACCGCCCGGACGTTCTCCGCTTCCTTGCGGCGACCGGGACCGACCCACAGCAGCGCCTCCCAGAGCCGGACCGGCCGTGTGAGTCCCCGGATGGTGAGCATGTTCTCGACGGCGTCCTCGTCTTCGAACAGTTCGCCCTGCTGGAACGTCCGGCCGAGCCCCCGCCTGGCCCGCTTCCACGGCGGCAGGAGGGTGATGTCGTCGTCCTGGAGGTAGATGCGCCCCTCGTCGGGCTCGTTGAACCCGTTGAGGAGGTTCAGCAGGCTCGTCTTGCCCGCGCCGTTCGGCCCGACGATCGACACCCACTCGTTTTCCTCGATGGAGAACGACACGTCGTCGACAGCCAGAACCGAACCGTACGACAGCTTGAGCCCGTCACACGATAGTGCCGACACGTCACACCCACCTCTTTCGGATCTTGTAGTGTTTGATATCGGCGTAGGGGTCCTCTCCCTCGTCGTGTCCGATGAAGAACTCCTTTATTTCCTCGCGCTGCAGCAGCTCCTCCGCTCGGTCGTGGAGCTCGATCTGGCCGTTCTCGACGACGTAGCCGTAGTCCGCGGCGTCGAGTACCTTGTCGACGTTCTGGTCGGCGATCATCATCGTCACCTCCTCC
This genomic interval carries:
- a CDS encoding branched-chain amino acid ABC transporter permease, translated to MSDYLTSPRDRKAALGLLAVVVVVAVAFVGFGASAGHSTAALAVFGVAAVLTAGTALLIHRDSPAGWGFGLLVVGLFIWLQFWYTTFSNGQLGRELIGSLNLLTAVSVLALSVLVENRNYYWGPFVEGRGDAWKVGVGIAVAVGLIGVVYFAGATFTTDWRRLGRLALRGLGQGSLYALPTIGFVLVYKVTDVLNFAQGILIVLGAFTVVIFTDWGLSVPAALALSLVAAVALGLFLERFVFRRFVGEPALSYVLVTIALISVIGGVVEAIVGGRLYFGYPDAILLESVMLPFGFDIRGSFAIGIVASLVILAALVAFFKYTVLGAGLRAAAADQQAAVLLGISISQATKIAWVLSIAITIIGGILIGMSLGGATFNFEIIIVLIFAAAIFGGLDSLIGAYIGSIAVGTLEVLGGFYYTPIYGSGFDPVLPMLFLLGVIIVKPYGLLGTERIERL
- a CDS encoding AMP-binding protein, whose translation is MTGSTGRELESDQESTLPIVDRTDAPEGALEVEDAVLLGTLLENGRDHPDEVALRWKHHGIWTEVTWSEYLDRVRFCTLGLEDLGFGDGDVLFTIGYNRPQQLWSWFAAQALGGIPAPNYSEMLPDDIATQINLTEARVAFAEDQEMVDKILASKDDLPSLEAIVYRDQKGMFRYDEPDLELIAYETLEDRGRELATGGISDFEERVATLEPTDTIMLAPTSGTTGTPKRTRLTNRNFINVARSFLEVDPLEAGSDYFSVLPMPWIGEQVQLMAMAPYERWVVNFAEEEETTTEDFREIGPEFFLASPAMYEEFVADVKAQIENTTRFKRFVYETAMDIGHRYASYVSGENSDEEVPTTLRGLHWLSYWVAYRPILDKLGLKQVDNIYTGGAPLGEEHFQFYHALGLEIKQAWGQTEACAYVTVHREGDVRMDTAGQPLPNIEVGELDTGELVVRGPTTTPGYYRQPDKTEETIEDGWIHTDDFGTITDDGHVKILDRMDDVIEMVDGTTVAPVGIETRLKFNPYIKEAMVIGDDRPNLTAILNIRYDNVAEWADQNDIQYSGYSELSQHPAVTDLLEGIVRETNAEQEVTIDRFVSLFKEFNPDDGEITQTRKLRREPIKERYDTLIEALYSDRTEVEMTLTITYSDGRQEEQTETMAITTVGEGTDE
- a CDS encoding branched-chain amino acid ABC transporter permease, translating into MPCGEYFTEYTGRMGLIRWRIEWAALLLGLPVPLLLPFFLESIPILSRTNVIQIFIVAVAILGLNIIVGYAGELVLAQGAFMGIGAYTTVNLLEFGIGLLPAVLAGGALTSVIALVVGLPSYRVKGYYVAISTLVLQFIANWFFTNENAEWLTGGSQHTMPVEIGLIGGAFRIQSGSLEHYYLMFGILLAVLLMTVNLSRSSIGRSMRAVRDNDLAADVLGLQVFKTKLLAYFVGGFFVGLAGGLWSFHIGLVDPGHFNFLVTIEHYTILILGGLGYAWGALIGTSILLPFDSLLFEYAPVVLELIGVDIAVGGVRNAVFGALIIGVLMVEPKGVISYLAKVKEYFRKWPFSY
- a CDS encoding ABC transporter ATP-binding protein, with the translated sequence MSALSCDGLKLSYGSVLAVDDVSFSIEENEWVSIVGPNGAGKTSLLNLLNGFNEPDEGRIYLQDDDITLLPPWKRARRGLGRTFQQGELFEDEDAVENMLTIRGLTRPVRLWEALLWVGPGRRKEAENVRAVEEMIDYLELWEYRHDPVGSLPLGIQKRISLGRSLMLDPDVILLDEIMSGLTFDEKYDMVRFISDLWEQEGLTIIMIEHDLQVVTSVSERIVALNEGRVIADGPPETVANDPHVKEVYTG